The following are from one region of the Thiohalorhabdus sp. Cl-TMA genome:
- a CDS encoding DUF2169 family type VI secretion system accessory protein: MRFVKSLRASLLKSNLLWQDRTFLTVSALWPFDLCGDRPLLETDFLPAMAGADDGAYLPVDTGYPKPQGEFLVMGSCHPPGGKAVQCRAEAEVAGVRKVVEVWGDRFRRGGGLEGPAPFREMPLGYTHAYGGEGFADNPVGKGAAEVYGGEGERHLPLPNLLAVQESAPGATGATPVAFGQTGVDWESRRKLAGTYDSTYIEKWMPGFPPDLDWSYFMQAARDQWLPGYFQGAERIRLVNMHPERGELRTALPGIRARIFVLRERGNGEELVELPARLDTVLLFPDREMGVVVHRGLLEGVERDEDDVLGILVAHEADSEPRRSKAHYREFYRGVSDPEQSFRYQLDTGPLIPEGFATEFEVLQERQPDTDESALTGNLQALGDRKREEVEQQVKEAEARAEDRLAASPDAPRVRIQGVHGQTEEAAEQVSPLSEGKVQEILDRALPKKADGSGAVDPARLDLAALDELMELGQQVADDQLEGAVQKLEAQKEEIRSRLPAQEQEAPLARIERQIRLLRGEEAAPLPRFGHVREQYDAQREQLRIRIHNLHALGLGAEELVKAKEHLDALEEELRKALDAAIGGYRQSAHHQSAASSPHPGEEAAIVERLKRNLAAGIQPAGGDFAFTDLSGCALTGADFSGAFLEHADLRGADLRGARLDRAILVFANLEGANLEGAGLREANLGGACLDRANLTGCDATGALLPRASLVEATLRNAVLKEPAEPMREVVLRGADFTGADLAGGVFQELDFAAVNLTEANLAGCQFLQCGLAGTRFDRATLEGANFLQASGEGASFHGAALANGRFLGGCALPGADFSGAGCSMGGFREADLTGADFGEALLDQADFGGARLEGARLDRARLRQAMLHRANLDRCSARGADFMEAWLQEATLRGTDLSGASLYGANLYYITMGATETAGANLAGTILQDWVPDQ, encoded by the coding sequence ATGCGCTTCGTAAAATCGCTCAGGGCCTCCCTGCTGAAGAGCAACCTCCTGTGGCAGGACCGGACCTTCCTGACCGTCTCCGCACTCTGGCCCTTCGACCTGTGCGGGGATCGGCCCCTGCTGGAAACCGATTTCCTGCCCGCCATGGCCGGTGCGGACGACGGCGCCTACCTGCCTGTGGACACCGGCTACCCCAAGCCGCAGGGAGAGTTCCTGGTGATGGGCAGCTGCCACCCGCCGGGCGGAAAGGCGGTGCAGTGCCGGGCCGAGGCGGAGGTGGCCGGGGTCCGGAAGGTGGTGGAGGTGTGGGGGGATCGGTTCCGGCGGGGTGGTGGCCTGGAGGGGCCGGCGCCCTTCCGGGAAATGCCCCTCGGATACACGCACGCCTACGGCGGCGAGGGCTTCGCGGACAACCCGGTGGGCAAGGGCGCGGCGGAAGTCTACGGCGGGGAGGGCGAGCGCCACCTGCCCCTTCCCAATCTCCTGGCCGTCCAGGAGTCGGCCCCCGGCGCGACGGGCGCCACGCCGGTTGCCTTCGGCCAGACCGGCGTGGACTGGGAGTCACGGCGCAAGCTGGCCGGAACCTATGACAGCACCTACATCGAGAAATGGATGCCCGGCTTCCCGCCCGACCTGGACTGGTCGTATTTCATGCAGGCGGCGCGGGACCAGTGGCTTCCCGGGTATTTCCAGGGCGCCGAGCGGATCCGCCTCGTCAATATGCACCCGGAGCGCGGGGAGCTGCGAACGGCGCTGCCCGGCATCCGGGCGCGGATCTTCGTCCTGCGGGAAAGGGGTAATGGCGAGGAGCTGGTGGAGCTGCCGGCGAGGCTGGACACCGTGCTGCTGTTTCCGGACCGGGAAATGGGCGTGGTGGTGCACCGGGGGCTGCTGGAAGGGGTGGAGCGCGACGAGGACGATGTGCTGGGGATCCTGGTGGCCCACGAGGCGGACTCGGAGCCGCGGCGCTCCAAGGCGCACTATCGGGAATTCTACCGCGGGGTGAGCGACCCGGAGCAAAGCTTCCGCTACCAGCTGGATACCGGCCCCCTCATACCGGAAGGGTTCGCCACGGAATTCGAGGTGCTCCAGGAACGGCAGCCCGATACCGATGAATCGGCCCTAACCGGGAACCTGCAGGCCCTGGGGGACCGCAAGCGGGAGGAGGTGGAGCAGCAGGTCAAGGAGGCCGAGGCGCGGGCGGAGGATCGGCTGGCGGCCAGCCCGGACGCCCCCCGCGTGCGCATTCAGGGGGTCCACGGTCAAACCGAAGAGGCCGCGGAGCAGGTGTCCCCGCTCTCGGAGGGCAAGGTCCAGGAGATCCTGGACCGGGCCCTGCCGAAGAAGGCGGACGGCTCCGGGGCGGTGGATCCCGCGCGGCTCGATCTCGCGGCCCTGGATGAGCTGATGGAGCTGGGCCAGCAGGTGGCCGACGACCAGCTGGAGGGGGCCGTCCAGAAGCTGGAGGCGCAGAAGGAAGAGATCCGGAGTCGTCTGCCCGCCCAGGAGCAGGAGGCGCCGTTGGCGCGGATCGAGCGCCAGATCCGGCTCCTGCGCGGCGAGGAAGCGGCGCCGCTGCCCCGCTTCGGGCACGTCCGGGAGCAGTACGACGCCCAACGGGAGCAATTGCGGATCCGGATCCACAATCTGCATGCCCTGGGCCTGGGTGCCGAGGAGCTGGTGAAGGCCAAGGAGCACCTCGACGCCCTGGAGGAGGAGCTGCGGAAGGCCCTCGACGCGGCGATCGGGGGCTATCGGCAGTCCGCCCATCACCAGTCGGCGGCCTCCTCGCCGCATCCGGGGGAGGAGGCGGCCATCGTCGAGCGGCTGAAGCGGAACCTGGCCGCGGGAATCCAGCCTGCCGGCGGGGATTTCGCCTTCACGGATCTGTCCGGGTGCGCCTTGACGGGGGCGGATTTCAGCGGGGCGTTCCTGGAGCACGCCGACCTGCGCGGCGCCGATCTGCGGGGTGCCCGATTGGACCGGGCCATCCTCGTGTTCGCGAACCTGGAGGGGGCCAATCTGGAGGGGGCCGGCCTGCGCGAGGCGAACCTCGGCGGCGCCTGCCTGGACCGGGCGAATCTGACCGGTTGCGACGCCACCGGTGCGCTTCTGCCCCGGGCCTCCCTGGTGGAGGCGACACTCCGCAACGCCGTGCTCAAGGAGCCGGCCGAGCCCATGCGGGAGGTGGTCCTGCGCGGCGCGGACTTTACCGGCGCCGATCTGGCCGGCGGGGTTTTCCAGGAGCTGGATTTCGCCGCCGTGAACCTCACCGAAGCCAATCTGGCGGGATGTCAGTTCCTGCAATGCGGGCTGGCGGGGACCCGCTTCGACCGCGCGACCCTGGAGGGCGCCAATTTCCTCCAGGCCAGCGGCGAAGGAGCGAGCTTCCACGGCGCCGCCCTGGCCAATGGCCGCTTCCTCGGCGGCTGTGCACTTCCCGGCGCGGACTTCTCCGGGGCCGGTTGCAGCATGGGCGGTTTCCGGGAGGCGGATCTGACCGGGGCGGATTTCGGCGAGGCGCTCCTGGACCAAGCGGATTTCGGCGGGGCCCGGCTCGAAGGGGCCCGCCTGGACCGGGCGCGGCTGCGGCAGGCCATGCTCCACCGCGCCAACCTGGACCGCTGCAGCGCCCGGGGGGCCGATTTCATGGAGGCCTGGCTGCAGGAGGCCACCCTGCGGGGCACGGATCTGTCCGGCGCCAGCCTCTACGGCGCCAACCTCTATTACATCACCATGGGGGCCACGGAGACGGCGGGCGCCAATCTCGCGGGCACCATCCTGCAGGACTGGGTGCCGGACCAATGA
- a CDS encoding DUF3540 domain-containing protein, protein MQEGSTVEGTQVPPAQELRAGVVESAAQGGWSVALDTGKIRAEKAFSCLVEPRWGDRVLVAELAGAAYILAVLERQGAQDTRLSFPGNVDMQAPNGDLRLTSDREVDLTGSEARVTAQRTRMLSREMDVYAEHLSARGGALQAQATEVSVTAKRSNTVIGRVFQRAEAVVRQVEQVETLHVGSLVQTVREQLNLRARWGVLRTSKDLSIDGEHIHMG, encoded by the coding sequence ATGCAAGAAGGAAGCACCGTGGAAGGAACGCAGGTACCGCCCGCACAGGAGCTGCGGGCCGGGGTGGTGGAATCCGCCGCGCAGGGCGGCTGGAGCGTGGCGCTGGATACCGGAAAGATTCGGGCCGAAAAGGCCTTCAGCTGCCTGGTGGAGCCCCGGTGGGGCGACCGCGTCCTGGTGGCGGAGCTGGCCGGCGCGGCCTACATCCTCGCGGTTCTGGAGCGCCAGGGCGCCCAGGACACGCGCCTGAGCTTCCCGGGGAACGTGGATATGCAGGCGCCCAACGGCGACCTGCGCCTCACTTCGGACCGGGAGGTGGACCTCACGGGCTCGGAGGCGCGGGTGACGGCCCAGCGGACCCGCATGCTGTCCCGGGAGATGGACGTCTACGCCGAGCATCTGTCGGCGCGTGGTGGTGCCCTCCAGGCGCAGGCCACAGAGGTGAGCGTGACCGCCAAGCGCAGCAATACGGTAATCGGTCGGGTCTTCCAGCGCGCCGAAGCGGTGGTGCGTCAGGTGGAGCAGGTGGAGACGCTGCACGTGGGCAGCCTCGTCCAGACCGTGCGCGAGCAGCTCAACCTGCGGGCCCGCTGGGGCGTCCTGCGCACCAGCAAGGACCTGAGCATCGACGGCGAGCACATCCACATGGGCTGA
- the tssB gene encoding type VI secretion system contractile sheath small subunit produces MAKPTQGSVAPKERVNIVYKPATGEATERVELPLRALVLGDFTKRADDRSIEEREPVQVGPDNFDEVMESMDLELSFSVPNRLTEQGQKEVEVKLNPKELADFHPDRILEAVPEMQKTLAVREALKALKGPIGNIPEVRRTIQRLLQDEETRSQLESELGIK; encoded by the coding sequence ATGGCGAAGCCAACGCAGGGATCCGTCGCCCCGAAGGAACGGGTGAATATCGTCTACAAGCCGGCTACCGGCGAAGCCACGGAGCGGGTGGAGCTGCCCTTGAGGGCGCTGGTCCTGGGGGATTTCACCAAGCGGGCCGACGACCGCTCCATCGAGGAGCGGGAGCCGGTCCAGGTGGGCCCGGACAATTTCGACGAGGTCATGGAGAGCATGGACCTGGAGCTCTCCTTCTCCGTCCCCAACCGGCTCACCGAGCAGGGACAAAAAGAGGTGGAGGTGAAGCTGAACCCCAAGGAGCTGGCGGACTTCCACCCCGATCGGATCCTCGAAGCGGTCCCGGAGATGCAGAAGACGCTGGCGGTGCGCGAGGCCCTCAAGGCCCTGAAGGGGCCCATTGGGAACATCCCGGAGGTCCGCCGCACCATCCAGCGCCTCCTGCAGGACGAAGAGACCCGTTCCCAGCTGGAGAGTGAGCTGGGCATCAAGTAA
- a CDS encoding LuxR C-terminal-related transcriptional regulator — MKILLVDDHLLFREGMRHLLLDLEERPEILEASSCEEALEYIALHPDIDIGLLAPDLPCGDNDQALRYLAGAAPTIPWLGICGAEDQALMTRMFEAGARGYVPKTSSRRQMIQAIEQVHAGGFYSPPALAGPVLLGELAEEEAPRTREEAQHLLSPRQREVLNLVARGLPNRLIADELGVAEGTIRIHVSAILKAMKVRTRGEAVFLALQKGWVAS, encoded by the coding sequence ATGAAAATACTATTAGTGGACGACCATCTGCTGTTCCGGGAGGGGATGCGCCATCTTCTCCTGGATTTGGAGGAGCGTCCGGAAATTCTCGAGGCTTCGAGCTGCGAGGAGGCGCTGGAGTATATTGCCCTGCATCCGGACATCGACATCGGCCTGCTGGCCCCGGATCTGCCCTGCGGCGACAACGACCAGGCGCTGCGGTATCTGGCGGGCGCCGCCCCGACCATTCCGTGGCTGGGGATCTGCGGCGCCGAGGACCAGGCCTTGATGACGCGGATGTTCGAGGCCGGCGCGCGCGGCTACGTCCCCAAGACATCCAGCCGGAGACAGATGATCCAGGCCATCGAGCAGGTGCATGCGGGCGGCTTCTATTCGCCGCCGGCCCTGGCCGGCCCCGTGCTGCTCGGAGAGCTGGCCGAGGAGGAGGCCCCGCGGACCAGGGAAGAGGCCCAGCACCTCCTGAGCCCGCGTCAGCGCGAGGTCCTCAACTTGGTGGCGCGCGGCCTCCCCAACCGGCTGATCGCCGATGAGCTGGGGGTGGCGGAAGGCACCATCCGCATCCACGTCAGCGCCATCCTGAAGGCCATGAAAGTACGGACCCGGGGCGAGGCGGTCTTCCTGGCCCTGCAGAAGGGATGGGTAGCCTCCTGA
- the tssD gene encoding type VI secretion system tube protein TssD: MPHDIFMTVEATEEGETLSEGASSEDSIGAFSKAQHEDKIYVLGFQQRLSLPTDRKTGGVVGNRRHEYLTITKLIDKSSPLLHAKLVNPTKLDCELEFFRPSDAGGEGEPQHYYTITLEKAKIVSIETTSPNLLDPRNDDFMPYEVVTFLYGGIDWVHEVGSTNASDTWSGE, encoded by the coding sequence ATGCCCCATGACATCTTTATGACGGTGGAAGCTACGGAGGAAGGCGAGACTCTCAGCGAGGGCGCTTCCAGCGAGGACAGCATCGGTGCGTTCAGCAAGGCCCAGCACGAGGACAAGATCTACGTGCTCGGCTTCCAGCAGCGCCTGTCCCTGCCCACGGACCGCAAGACGGGTGGCGTGGTGGGCAATCGGCGGCACGAGTACCTCACCATCACCAAGCTGATCGACAAGAGCTCGCCGCTGCTTCACGCCAAGCTCGTGAACCCCACCAAGCTGGACTGTGAGCTGGAATTCTTCCGGCCCTCCGACGCCGGCGGGGAGGGCGAGCCGCAGCACTACTACACCATCACCCTGGAGAAGGCGAAGATCGTCAGCATCGAGACCACTTCGCCCAACCTGCTGGATCCGCGCAACGACGACTTCATGCCCTACGAGGTGGTGACTTTCCTCTACGGCGGCATCGACTGGGTGCACGAGGTGGGCTCCACCAACGCGAGCGACACCTGGTCCGGTGAGTGA
- the tssC gene encoding type VI secretion system contractile sheath large subunit encodes MAEGTDTAEMPLVGQILDQTRFAPDEEGYQLAREGVQALLLRLLGGEVEEERVDKRVLDEMIDELDRRLGAQMDEILHHPDFQEMESTWRGLRFLVDRTDFKENIRIEVMNASKQDLLEDFEEAGENTSSGLYRHAYTNGFGQFGGEPVGVMVGDYSFTPAGADIRLLQELGSLGTMLHAPFIGNAGEEFFRLESFEELPQLKDLESIFEGPRYAKWNTLRNSPDANNIGLTLPRFMLRTPYGEDSPIRRFNYSEATEGHNENYLWGSASYAFATRVTESFANYRWCPNIIGPTSGGAMKDMPVDTVVKEGQELLFGPVEVPISDRQEFELSELGFIPLTLRKGSDNAAFFSANSVQKPKYFGADEESKQAELNYRLGTQLPYLFIVSRLAHYLKVLQRENLGSWKGRAELENELNRWLRQYVADQENPAPATRSQRPLRRANIKVDEVAGEGGWYKVSMDVTPHFKFMGVNFTLSLSGMLERV; translated from the coding sequence ATGGCCGAAGGGACGGATACCGCGGAGATGCCCCTGGTGGGGCAGATTCTGGACCAGACACGCTTCGCCCCGGACGAGGAGGGCTACCAGCTCGCCCGCGAGGGGGTGCAGGCCCTGCTGCTGCGTTTGCTCGGCGGCGAGGTGGAGGAGGAGCGCGTCGACAAGCGGGTGCTGGACGAAATGATCGACGAGCTGGACCGCCGGCTGGGGGCCCAGATGGACGAGATCCTCCATCATCCCGATTTCCAGGAGATGGAGAGCACCTGGCGCGGCCTCCGCTTCCTCGTGGACCGCACGGACTTCAAGGAGAACATCCGGATCGAGGTGATGAACGCCTCCAAGCAGGATCTCCTGGAGGACTTCGAGGAGGCCGGGGAGAACACCAGCTCCGGGCTCTACCGCCATGCCTACACCAACGGCTTCGGGCAGTTCGGCGGCGAGCCCGTCGGCGTGATGGTCGGTGACTACAGCTTCACGCCCGCCGGCGCGGACATCCGCCTCCTGCAGGAGCTGGGCAGCCTCGGCACCATGCTCCACGCTCCCTTCATCGGCAACGCTGGTGAGGAGTTCTTTCGCTTGGAGAGCTTCGAGGAGCTTCCGCAGCTCAAGGACCTGGAGTCCATTTTCGAGGGGCCCCGCTACGCCAAGTGGAACACCCTCCGGAACTCGCCGGACGCCAACAACATCGGTCTGACCCTGCCGCGGTTCATGCTCCGCACCCCCTATGGGGAGGACAGCCCCATCCGGCGCTTCAATTACTCGGAGGCCACCGAGGGGCACAACGAGAACTACCTCTGGGGGAGCGCCTCGTACGCCTTCGCCACCCGGGTGACCGAGAGCTTCGCCAATTACCGCTGGTGCCCCAACATCATCGGGCCCACCTCCGGCGGCGCCATGAAGGACATGCCGGTGGACACGGTGGTGAAGGAGGGCCAGGAGCTGCTGTTCGGCCCCGTGGAGGTGCCCATCTCCGATCGGCAGGAGTTCGAGCTCTCCGAACTGGGCTTCATCCCGCTGACCCTGCGCAAGGGAAGCGACAACGCGGCCTTCTTCTCCGCCAACTCCGTGCAGAAGCCCAAATACTTCGGCGCCGACGAGGAGAGCAAGCAGGCCGAGCTCAACTACCGCCTCGGCACGCAGCTGCCCTACCTGTTCATCGTCAGCCGGCTCGCCCATTACCTGAAGGTGCTGCAGCGGGAGAATCTCGGCAGCTGGAAGGGGCGGGCGGAGCTGGAGAACGAGCTCAATCGCTGGCTCCGCCAGTACGTGGCCGACCAGGAGAATCCCGCGCCGGCCACGCGCAGCCAGCGGCCCCTGCGCCGGGCCAATATCAAGGTCGACGAGGTGGCCGGCGAGGGCGGCTGGTACAAGGTTTCCATGGATGTGACGCCGCATTTCAAATTCATGGGGGTCAACTTCACCTTGTCCCTCAGCGGCATGCTGGAGCGGGTGTAA
- a CDS encoding pentapeptide repeat-containing protein yields the protein MNRRELEARIQGREGEHPVIESRDFSGVELAGAQLQGGIFYSTAFRGAVLRGADLRESLFMDCDFTGADLRGADLSRTKLMQGTIGEADCSGCAAESLVLAETEGAGSVWTEACMDNGVLGGGDLTGARFTGIRAEKMVLAGCRLDDVDLSGARLVEPNLAASTGMRGLRLSGAAIERGTFQDLALEDYDFRDMALSDCQFLEASLPGADFSGLDLGQCGFKGAELTGARFDRTVTRYAMFLEADLSRASLRGAGLQQALLIGANLAGAELAGADLEMAMLREARCPEAGFVGARLRYADLSQADLTGADLSRAELYQAKLHRIREEKTIWDGSSRDQAKETDEKRAEAEDFRPAGKG from the coding sequence ATGAATCGCCGGGAGCTGGAGGCGCGCATCCAGGGGCGGGAGGGCGAGCATCCCGTCATCGAAAGCCGGGATTTCTCCGGCGTGGAGCTGGCCGGCGCGCAGCTCCAGGGGGGCATCTTCTACAGCACCGCCTTCCGGGGCGCGGTGCTGCGCGGCGCCGATCTGCGGGAGTCCCTGTTCATGGACTGCGATTTCACCGGCGCCGATCTGCGGGGGGCGGACCTGAGCCGAACCAAGCTCATGCAGGGCACCATCGGGGAGGCGGACTGCTCCGGCTGCGCTGCGGAGTCCCTGGTGCTGGCGGAAACGGAGGGCGCCGGAAGCGTCTGGACGGAGGCCTGCATGGACAACGGCGTGCTCGGCGGCGGAGACCTTACCGGGGCGCGCTTCACGGGAATCCGGGCGGAGAAGATGGTCCTGGCCGGTTGCCGCCTGGACGACGTTGACCTCTCCGGCGCCCGGCTCGTGGAGCCCAACCTGGCCGCCAGCACGGGGATGCGGGGGCTGCGCCTGTCCGGGGCCGCCATCGAGCGCGGCACTTTCCAGGACCTGGCCCTGGAGGACTATGACTTCCGCGATATGGCGCTTTCGGACTGCCAGTTCCTGGAGGCCTCCCTGCCCGGCGCGGATTTCAGCGGACTGGATCTGGGACAGTGCGGGTTCAAGGGGGCGGAGCTGACCGGCGCGCGCTTCGACCGGACGGTTACCCGGTATGCCATGTTCCTCGAAGCGGATCTTTCCCGGGCCAGCCTGCGGGGTGCCGGCCTCCAGCAGGCCCTGCTGATCGGCGCGAACCTTGCCGGAGCCGAGCTCGCGGGGGCGGACCTGGAGATGGCCATGCTGCGCGAGGCCCGCTGTCCCGAGGCGGGCTTCGTCGGCGCCCGGCTCCGCTACGCGGACCTGTCCCAGGCCGACCTCACGGGCGCCGACCTGAGCCGCGCGGAGCTCTACCAGGCGAAGCTGCATCGCATTCGGGAGGAAAAGACCATCTGGGACGGCTCCTCGCGGGACCAGGCGAAGGAGACCGACGAAAAGCGCGCCGAGGCGGAGGATTTCCGTCCGGCGGGAAAGGGCTGA
- a CDS encoding DUF4150 domain-containing protein translates to MFQNTQMPGMNFAIPDVCLTPPFAVPVPYPNIAMSATAVPSQFKLLNLGMPLHNMMTMGTISMGDQGGVWLNPISGMFMGPYRHFRCSTKVFSGGLPATRMLDNTGQDGLSPGAFGLTLVPGQFKSLILA, encoded by the coding sequence ATGTTCCAGAATACGCAGATGCCCGGCATGAACTTCGCGATCCCGGACGTATGCCTGACGCCGCCCTTCGCGGTTCCCGTGCCCTATCCCAACATCGCCATGTCGGCCACGGCCGTGCCCTCGCAGTTCAAGCTCCTCAATCTGGGCATGCCGCTGCATAACATGATGACCATGGGGACAATCAGCATGGGGGACCAGGGGGGCGTCTGGCTCAACCCGATATCCGGCATGTTCATGGGTCCCTACCGCCACTTCCGGTGCAGCACCAAGGTGTTCTCGGGCGGCCTGCCGGCTACCCGGATGCTCGACAACACCGGCCAGGACGGCCTGTCGCCCGGGGCCTTCGGCCTCACGCTCGTGCCCGGACAGTTCAAATCCCTCATTCTCGCCTGA